In Biomphalaria glabrata chromosome 11, xgBioGlab47.1, whole genome shotgun sequence, the following proteins share a genomic window:
- the LOC106054906 gene encoding uncharacterized protein LOC106054906, with amino-acid sequence MMACALFSSKTFSLMIVVSLVAVIVVLMTLSQNKINQSTKNVQYFIPQVEADKRYGDKFSQESMTGQVQQHALNPKDGIDNSGALCYLIYYADSFDKTSEFSGVDPNERDTIDKWWKAAAMIDWYWNSPVEYKCTEIVAVGNYDICQDSRFIIKPSCLVYSFGIDFRYSFDDAMSNLGCEVHSFDPSMGVETHKRANNSTFHNIGISHSNNDSFAPRQDKFVKTPQVWKMRTLQTLMKELGHEEKVIDVLKLDIEGYEWTVIDNLIETNVIKNIRQFVMEIHLVHEWPAKADYVHLYQIHTKLREMGFQKFTVRPYSKVLVEGYYANQVEISFVNVLFQPR; translated from the exons ATGATGGCCTGTGCTTTGTTTTCTTCGAAAACGTTTTCCTTGATGATAGTTGTCAGCTTAGTGGCCGTCATCGTTGTCTTGATGACTCTGTCACAGAATAAAATAAACCAGTCCACGAAGAATGTTCAGTATTTTATTCCACAAGTAGAAGCAGATAAAAGATACGGAGACAAATTCAGCCAAGAATCCATGACTGGTCAAGTTCAACAGCATGCTTTAAATCCCAAAGATGGCATTGATAACTCAGGAGCTCTAT GCTACCTAATTTACTATGCAGACAGTTTTGATAAGACGTCAGAGTTCTCTGGTGTAGATCCCAATGAACGAGACACAATAGACAAATGGTGGAAGGCAGCAGCTATGAttgattg gtATTGGAATTCACCAGTTGAATATAAATGTACTGAAATAGTAGCAGTCGGCAATTACGACATCTGCCAGGATTCACGATTCATTATAAAGCCTTCTTGTCTTGTGTATTCCTTTGG TATCGACTTCAGATATTCCTTTGATGATGCCATGAGTAACTTAGGCTGTGAGGTCCATTCCTTTGATCCAAG CATGGGTGTAGAAACACATAAAAGGGCAAATAACTCCACATTCCACAATATTGGCATAAGTCACAGCAACAATGATAGTTTCGCGCCAAGACAAGACAAGTTTGTCAAGACACCTCAAGTGTGGAAGATGAGAACCTTGCAGACTTTGATGAAAGAACTAGGACACGAAGAG AAAGTAATCGATGTTCTGAAACTTGACATTGAAGGCTATGAGTGGACAGTGATTGACAACCTGATAGAAACCAATGTTATTAAAAACATAAGGCAGTTTGTTATGGAGATTCATTTAGTTCATGAATGGCCAGCCAAGGCTGACTATGTTCATTTGTATCAG attCACACAAAGTTGAGAGAAATGGGTTTCCAGAAGTTCACCGTAAGGCCATACTCCAAAGTTTTAGTGGAGGGTTATTAcgcaaatcaagttgaaatatcGTTTGTCAATGTCTTGTTTCAACCAAGATAA